A genomic segment from Chlorogloeopsis sp. ULAP01 encodes:
- a CDS encoding pentapeptide repeat-containing protein yields MERQELIELYKKGQRYFGRFDLRSMDLSNVDLSGADFTNALMNSCLIGANLAGADLTGVSFAKASLVYANLTKAILRKANLYFASFRCADLTGADLRGANLENTELLQANLSGSDLRGANLVGTKLIGSNLTGSDLRETNLRGVNLCDANLSQANLEGVSLRGMYFCNTIMPDGSIRNDNC; encoded by the coding sequence ATGGAGCGTCAGGAATTGATCGAACTGTACAAGAAGGGGCAAAGATATTTTGGTAGGTTTGATTTGAGAAGCATGGACTTGAGTAATGTTGATTTGAGTGGTGCTGACTTCACCAATGCCCTAATGAACTCCTGTCTTATCGGAGCTAATCTGGCTGGAGCTGATTTGACTGGGGTATCCTTTGCTAAAGCCAGTCTTGTTTATGCTAATCTGACTAAAGCTATTCTTAGAAAAGCTAACTTATATTTTGCCAGTTTTAGGTGTGCCGATTTAACTGGAGCTGATTTAAGAGGGGCTAATTTGGAAAATACCGAACTCTTACAAGCCAATCTGTCTGGTTCTGATCTGCGAGGTGCTAATTTGGTAGGTACTAAACTTATCGGCAGCAATCTTACTGGATCTGACTTGAGAGAGACTAATTTGAGAGGTGTCAACTTGTGTGACGCAAATTTAAGTCAGGCGAACTTGGAAGGAGTTAGTCTGAGAGGTATGTATTTCTGCAACACTATCATGCCAGATGGAAGTATTCGGAATGATAACTGTTGA
- the gshA gene encoding glutamate--cysteine ligase: protein MLLLKGFEVEIYTGTTQGDIVGVSDKIVAALYGFTQEPDSRNVEYITAPLYKYKQLLFELVRPRLELRKYLKRIGNYTLVPGSTLSLGNSESFYRSDPSNSYHTYIEQTYGTNIVTTSIHINIGISDPELLMRAYRLIRVEAPLYLALSASSPFLDGCVTGYHSTRWKIFPKTPNHVPLFESHAHYIKWTEAQLADGTMQNVRHLWISVRPNGNCRPYNLNRLELRICDLIVDPIALLAVTALLEARLWQLIDDPSLDPLERSIFSTATRSEDLLAITSANEATVSCQSLDAELRHWQDGRKIFARNWIEEIYQEVWLIAKKKGFSFFLSPIQKILREGNEAQRWLKMHKQGLDSRSIVIQAIQNMVQQEIELEERYCQLKPALTR, encoded by the coding sequence ATGTTGTTATTGAAAGGTTTTGAAGTTGAGATTTACACGGGTACAACTCAAGGTGATATTGTAGGAGTTTCTGATAAGATTGTGGCTGCCTTGTACGGATTTACGCAGGAGCCAGACAGCCGCAATGTAGAATATATAACCGCACCCTTGTACAAATATAAGCAATTGTTGTTTGAGTTGGTACGTCCTAGATTGGAGCTGCGAAAGTATTTAAAGCGTATAGGTAATTACACGCTAGTTCCTGGAAGTACTTTATCTTTAGGCAATAGCGAATCCTTCTACCGCTCTGATCCCAGCAACTCTTACCATACCTATATTGAGCAGACCTACGGTACTAACATTGTCACCACTAGCATTCATATTAACATTGGTATCAGTGACCCAGAATTGTTGATGCGTGCCTATCGCCTGATCCGTGTAGAAGCACCATTGTACTTGGCCTTAAGTGCTTCTTCTCCGTTTCTGGATGGCTGCGTTACGGGGTATCATTCCACTCGCTGGAAAATTTTCCCAAAAACTCCAAATCATGTTCCTCTTTTTGAAAGCCATGCTCATTATATAAAGTGGACAGAAGCCCAGCTAGCAGATGGGACGATGCAAAATGTACGCCACCTCTGGATATCAGTTCGACCAAATGGTAATTGCCGTCCCTACAATCTTAACCGACTAGAACTAAGAATCTGCGATCTGATTGTAGATCCTATTGCCTTGCTCGCTGTCACTGCTTTGCTAGAAGCCCGGCTCTGGCAGTTAATAGATGACCCGAGCTTAGACCCACTAGAAAGGAGCATATTTTCAACAGCGACACGATCAGAAGATTTGCTTGCCATAACTAGTGCGAATGAAGCAACCGTTTCTTGCCAGAGCCTGGACGCAGAATTGAGACATTGGCAAGATGGTAGAAAAATTTTCGCTCGGAATTGGATTGAGGAAATTTACCAAGAAGTTTGGCTGATTGCTAAAAAAAAGGGCTTCAGCTTCTTCCTCTCACCCATTCAAAAAATTCTCAGGGAAGGAAACGAAGCGCAGCGGTGGTTAAAAATGCATAAGCAGGGTCTTGACAGCCGGAGTATAGTTATTCAAGCAATCCAAAATATGGTTCAGCAAGAAATAGAGCTAGAGGAGAGGTATTGTCAACTTAAACCTGCTTTGACAAGGTGA
- a CDS encoding iron-containing redox enzyme family protein: MTNVTSTTASVYEALDVNELERICVKHAWVVEPIFNASKAVQEMPFFEWVSEIKSPLQFKPAAVQLFYHSATFPKVMGLMLGTTPMSENHMMPFYAKHAYGEADHHELLMHWMLRHKLLNNRKEIENVVPTPETNACVNLAYQLAIEQDRAKWVVTINSGIERCSNEFFKVVAPKMHELGAGDTYFDIHVEADEHHSIMGMDYIEPEDPESPRGRQLIAKALEGITLWAAMLHSWIDVELFPTFNLDGTLKKRGRNEDNIQNMYIIR, from the coding sequence ATGACAAATGTTACATCTACAACTGCCAGCGTTTACGAAGCTTTGGATGTGAATGAACTGGAAAGAATATGCGTTAAGCATGCATGGGTCGTTGAGCCTATTTTCAATGCTAGCAAGGCTGTACAGGAAATGCCATTTTTTGAGTGGGTAAGTGAGATAAAATCACCACTGCAATTTAAACCTGCTGCAGTACAACTATTTTACCATTCTGCAACCTTTCCCAAGGTAATGGGTTTAATGCTTGGCACAACCCCAATGTCTGAAAATCATATGATGCCGTTCTATGCAAAGCATGCCTATGGGGAGGCCGATCATCATGAGCTGTTAATGCACTGGATGCTCAGGCATAAGCTGTTGAATAATCGCAAAGAAATTGAAAATGTTGTTCCCACACCAGAGACAAATGCTTGTGTGAATCTAGCGTATCAGCTTGCAATAGAACAGGATCGTGCTAAGTGGGTGGTTACTATCAATAGTGGGATTGAACGATGTTCCAATGAATTCTTTAAGGTAGTAGCACCTAAGATGCACGAACTTGGTGCAGGCGATACTTACTTTGATATCCATGTGGAAGCTGATGAACACCATAGCATCATGGGCATGGATTACATTGAGCCAGAAGATCCTGAATCGCCAAGAGGGCGACAATTAATTGCAAAAGCTTTGGAGGGAATTACTCTCTGGGCAGCAATGCTGCATTCTTGGATTGACGTAGAATTATTTCCAACATTTAACTTGGATGGTACGCTGAAAAAACGTGGACGGAATGAGGATAATATTCAGAATATGTACATTATTCGCTGA
- a CDS encoding methyltransferase domain-containing protein, whose protein sequence is MIEVNEINQRVHDVWNANAAWWDAEVGETDFSHEYVINPAMETLLAIKPGERVLDVACGNGTFARRLARLGGSVLAFDFSEELLKCAKARTISSPGSIEYKLIDATDAAQLASLGERCFDAAVVSMALMDMANIEPLMHALSRLLVSKGRLVFSITHPCFNSLGGTHTQWLGTEGVLVKDYIQPATGNEIAKPGQPIRHPFFHRPLWHLFGICFQVGFVLDGLLEPVPPEWLQTAQPEKWKRYARIPHIMVTRWRLLGQFSG, encoded by the coding sequence ATGATTGAAGTAAATGAAATAAACCAGCGCGTACACGATGTTTGGAATGCAAATGCAGCTTGGTGGGACGCTGAAGTGGGAGAAACAGACTTCTCCCATGAGTACGTTATTAACCCTGCAATGGAGACACTCCTTGCTATTAAACCTGGTGAACGAGTGCTTGACGTTGCATGTGGCAACGGTACCTTCGCACGCCGTCTTGCTCGGTTAGGAGGATCGGTTCTAGCCTTCGATTTTTCAGAAGAACTCTTGAAGTGTGCCAAAGCTCGAACTATCAGCTCACCGGGAAGTATTGAGTACAAACTTATCGATGCGACTGATGCAGCTCAACTTGCTTCTTTGGGAGAGCGCTGCTTTGATGCTGCAGTGGTGTCAATGGCACTCATGGATATGGCGAACATCGAGCCTTTAATGCATGCTCTTAGTCGGTTGCTTGTTTCTAAGGGACGGTTAGTATTCTCAATTACTCATCCTTGCTTTAACTCGTTAGGAGGAACTCACACCCAATGGCTTGGTACAGAAGGCGTTTTGGTGAAGGATTATATACAGCCAGCGACAGGCAATGAAATAGCAAAGCCAGGTCAACCCATACGTCATCCTTTTTTTCACCGACCGTTGTGGCATCTGTTTGGGATCTGCTTTCAGGTAGGTTTTGTTCTTGATGGTCTTCTTGAGCCAGTTCCTCCAGAGTGGCTACAAACTGCTCAACCAGAAAAATGGAAGCGCTATGCTCGAATTCCGCATATTATGGTGACGCGCTGGCGTCTGTTGGGGCAATTTTCAGGATGA
- a CDS encoding glutathione S-transferase yields MIKLFNHELSGNSYKVRLMLSLLGLEYEVVDIDLKAGEAKSPWLLKMNPLGQIPILMDGDLVISDSHAILVYLARRYGNEDWLPVEAVSMSKVIEWLSISANEIQNGPCTARLYFVFNAKIDLDLAQQRAHAVLKVIDKHLQQQDWLVLNRPTIADIACYPYIGLAPEGGISLEAYPNVVAWINRIKGLTGYIGMPGL; encoded by the coding sequence ATGATCAAACTCTTCAATCATGAGTTATCAGGGAATAGCTATAAGGTACGACTGATGCTGTCGCTGCTTGGGCTGGAATACGAGGTTGTAGATATCGATCTTAAAGCTGGTGAAGCAAAATCTCCATGGCTTCTGAAAATGAACCCACTTGGTCAAATACCGATTCTCATGGACGGCGATTTAGTCATTTCTGATTCCCATGCAATTTTGGTATATCTTGCGCGTCGCTACGGAAATGAAGATTGGCTGCCAGTAGAAGCCGTGTCAATGAGTAAAGTAATTGAGTGGTTATCTATTTCTGCTAACGAGATTCAAAATGGTCCTTGTACTGCCAGACTGTACTTTGTTTTCAACGCAAAAATAGATCTGGATTTAGCGCAACAGAGAGCACATGCAGTCCTCAAAGTTATAGACAAACACTTGCAACAGCAGGACTGGCTTGTACTTAATCGTCCGACCATAGCAGATATTGCTTGTTACCCGTACATTGGGTTAGCACCAGAGGGAGGTATTTCTTTAGAAGCCTACCCAAATGTAGTTGCATGGATTAACAGAATTAAAGGACTTACAGGTTACATTGGTATGCCAGGCTTATAA
- a CDS encoding TetR/AcrR family transcriptional regulator: MTKTVTSSDSRTRILETAYRLFYEQGYHATGINQIIAEAGVAKASFYHHFPSKKDLCIAFLQKRHRDWFSWLKQEVDSHVEPRERILSLFAFLEQWLITSKFRGCAFLNLTSEFPIPDSVIRRMIVVHKAELREYIKELVQSFVDKTASPQKVEVASLADTIYVLFEGSIITSQVYSSIWAIQSSREAIQRILT; encoded by the coding sequence ATGACTAAAACAGTTACATCTAGCGATTCGCGCACTAGGATTCTAGAAACCGCCTATCGTTTATTCTATGAACAGGGTTATCATGCTACTGGCATCAATCAAATTATTGCGGAAGCAGGCGTCGCGAAAGCGAGCTTTTATCATCACTTTCCTTCTAAAAAGGATTTGTGTATCGCGTTTTTGCAAAAACGACACAGGGATTGGTTTTCTTGGTTGAAGCAAGAGGTTGACTCCCATGTAGAACCACGAGAGCGTATTCTGAGTCTTTTTGCCTTTTTGGAGCAATGGCTTATAACCAGCAAGTTTAGAGGCTGCGCTTTTCTAAATTTGACATCAGAGTTTCCAATACCGGATAGCGTTATTCGGCGAATGATTGTGGTACATAAAGCTGAGTTGCGGGAGTATATCAAGGAGTTGGTGCAATCTTTCGTAGATAAAACTGCCTCACCTCAGAAGGTTGAAGTAGCTTCGTTAGCTGACACAATTTATGTTCTGTTTGAGGGATCGATTATTACGAGTCAGGTCTACAGTTCAATCTGGGCAATTCAAAGTTCACGAGAAGCAATTCAGCGGATACTGACATAA
- a CDS encoding DsbA family oxidoreductase has product MTLTIEMTSDFICPWCLVADTNLHKAIAQLDLPVAIQRIWYPFELNPDMPEAGMDRKTYRTNKFGSWEYSQQLDAKTVQAGQANGIEFRYDLIKVTPNTLKAHRLTWFAGKAGKATDMAERIFRAYFTEGQDIGDVDTLVNLAAEIGLDSTQVKTFLLSQAGIQDIEALKRRAIAQGIRSVPTIRIGKEVLVGGQPTEIFLAALRSAATELEKV; this is encoded by the coding sequence ATGACGTTAACAATCGAAATGACTTCAGATTTCATTTGTCCCTGGTGTTTAGTAGCAGACACCAACTTGCACAAAGCAATAGCACAATTGGATCTTCCGGTTGCAATTCAGCGCATCTGGTATCCGTTTGAGCTAAACCCAGATATGCCAGAAGCGGGTATGGATCGCAAAACTTACCGCACCAATAAATTTGGCAGTTGGGAATATTCACAACAACTGGATGCTAAAACGGTGCAGGCAGGGCAAGCCAACGGCATTGAATTTCGCTACGACTTGATAAAAGTTACTCCCAATACACTCAAAGCACACCGATTGACCTGGTTCGCAGGTAAAGCGGGTAAAGCAACGGACATGGCAGAACGTATTTTTAGAGCCTACTTCACAGAGGGTCAAGATATTGGTGATGTTGACACGCTAGTAAATCTCGCTGCTGAAATTGGTTTAGATTCAACGCAAGTCAAGACATTTCTTCTTTCACAAGCAGGGATTCAAGATATTGAAGCGTTGAAACGTCGAGCGATCGCCCAAGGAATTCGTAGTGTTCCCACAATCCGCATTGGCAAGGAAGTCTTAGTGGGTGGGCAGCCTACTGAGATTTTTCTCGCTGCGCTGCGCTCTGCTGCAACAGAATTAGAGAAGGTTTAA
- a CDS encoding FAD-dependent oxidoreductase, translating to MMTKLNYPNSAKHQSQVRLYGQPNLAEAYEIRDFLNRSVVEFDWVELTSDEDCHRELGFAALNDLRLPVVEFPDGTRLFAPNVRDIAQRLGWVAQPKFKEYDLSIYGAGPAGLSAAVYAASEGLRTVLIERQAVGGQAGTSSLIENYMGFPEGIRGAELAERARQQAVKFGVELLLLREGIKAEFRNNRIYVDMADGSKMIARTNICATGVEYRRLNLPNEDRFLNRGLFYGAGVSEASMCLNQQVLVVGGGNSAGQAVMHFSQYARQVTMIVRGSTLAATLSKYLIDRILNASNVEVLFNAQVTGLVGEGSLQQVEITDFGENSVRTIDTQYLFICIGGVPNTEWAKDTNIVRDEAGYLITGSDLLQNGHLPACWPLDRDPYFLETSVPGSFAAGDVRHGSTKRVASAVGEGAMAVTFVHKFLAES from the coding sequence ATGATGACTAAACTAAACTACCCAAATTCAGCGAAACATCAAAGCCAAGTACGGCTGTATGGTCAACCCAATTTAGCAGAAGCTTACGAAATCCGCGATTTTCTCAATCGAAGTGTTGTTGAGTTTGATTGGGTTGAACTCACAAGCGATGAGGACTGCCATCGAGAATTGGGATTTGCCGCCCTGAACGATCTGCGTTTACCAGTTGTTGAATTTCCAGATGGTACTCGACTGTTTGCACCAAACGTTCGCGACATTGCTCAAAGGTTGGGGTGGGTAGCACAGCCTAAATTCAAAGAATACGATCTTTCGATCTATGGAGCAGGGCCAGCGGGGTTGAGTGCAGCAGTTTATGCGGCTTCTGAGGGATTGCGGACTGTCCTAATAGAGCGACAGGCAGTTGGGGGTCAAGCTGGAACCAGTTCGCTAATTGAAAATTATATGGGGTTTCCTGAAGGAATTCGGGGTGCAGAATTAGCGGAACGAGCGCGTCAGCAGGCAGTCAAATTTGGCGTTGAACTCTTGCTATTGCGTGAAGGAATTAAGGCAGAATTTAGAAACAATCGCATTTATGTCGATATGGCAGACGGCAGCAAAATGATTGCCCGTACCAACATTTGTGCGACAGGCGTAGAATATCGACGGTTAAATTTGCCCAATGAAGATCGCTTTCTGAACCGGGGGCTATTTTATGGCGCGGGTGTGAGTGAAGCGTCAATGTGCCTGAATCAGCAGGTTCTCGTGGTTGGTGGCGGTAATTCAGCAGGTCAAGCAGTCATGCACTTCTCACAGTATGCCAGGCAGGTGACAATGATTGTTCGTGGAAGCACACTGGCAGCTACACTGTCAAAATATTTAATCGATCGCATCCTGAATGCCTCCAATGTTGAGGTGCTTTTTAATGCTCAAGTCACGGGGCTAGTTGGTGAGGGTAGCCTACAGCAAGTTGAAATTACAGACTTTGGCGAAAATTCGGTGCGAACCATTGATACTCAATATCTCTTTATCTGTATTGGTGGTGTGCCTAACACGGAGTGGGCAAAAGACACAAATATTGTCAGGGATGAGGCAGGTTATTTGATTACCGGATCGGATTTGCTTCAGAATGGTCATTTACCCGCTTGCTGGCCGCTCGATCGCGATCCTTATTTTCTTGAAACCAGTGTTCCGGGATCGTTTGCTGCGGGTGACGTGCGGCATGGATCGACTAAGCGAGTTGCTTCAGCAGTTGGAGAAGGTGCAATGGCGGTTACGTTTGTCCACAAGTTTCTAGCCGAATCCTAG
- a CDS encoding FAD binding domain-containing protein: MNPTEKYAIVIGGSLGGLFTGIMLRSIGWKVDIYERSTHTLDSRGGGIVLQPDVIEAFQRASIPVDSLGVIAQERYYLNRDGSIKMRMPMRQTLTSWNLLYGLMRRHFPVEHYHTGKRLTDIQQTNEDVTAIFADGTSVTAALLVGADGPGSTVRQLFLPNYHYHYAGYVGYRGLVDESELDQPTADLFTERFVFFQFPNSHILQYVVPGENESLVHGERRFNWVWYVNYDETTELPQILTDKEGRRRDYSVPPGLLAPTVEQEMRSYADAVLAPPFQKLVAATKEPFVQAILDLGVPQMIFGRVALVGDAAFIPRPHTAASTSKAAANAIALADALLEQNHHVPQALDIWEPEQLAYGLHLMKHGQSLGENSQFVYGTKRFDGATTALRHV; this comes from the coding sequence ATGAACCCTACAGAAAAATATGCCATTGTCATTGGTGGATCGTTGGGTGGTTTATTTACTGGCATCATGCTGCGATCGATCGGCTGGAAGGTAGATATCTATGAGCGATCGACCCATACCCTTGACAGCCGCGGCGGTGGCATTGTCCTGCAACCCGATGTCATCGAAGCTTTCCAACGGGCAAGTATTCCAGTTGATTCGCTGGGTGTCATTGCACAGGAACGCTATTACCTCAACCGAGATGGCAGCATTAAAATGCGAATGCCCATGCGTCAAACCTTAACTTCCTGGAACCTGCTCTATGGCTTGATGCGGCGGCATTTTCCAGTCGAACACTACCATACTGGAAAGCGACTGACAGATATTCAGCAAACCAATGAAGATGTTACCGCAATATTCGCAGATGGCACCTCTGTCACCGCTGCATTGCTTGTTGGTGCAGATGGGCCTGGTTCAACTGTGCGTCAACTGTTTTTGCCCAATTACCACTATCACTATGCAGGATACGTTGGCTATCGAGGATTAGTGGATGAATCCGAACTTGACCAACCGACAGCGGATCTCTTTACAGAACGGTTTGTCTTCTTCCAGTTTCCCAATTCCCACATTCTGCAATATGTGGTTCCAGGTGAGAATGAATCGCTTGTGCACGGAGAACGCCGCTTTAACTGGGTTTGGTATGTCAACTATGACGAAACGACGGAACTACCCCAAATTCTAACTGATAAAGAGGGAAGACGGCGAGATTATTCAGTTCCTCCAGGACTTTTAGCTCCCACTGTTGAGCAAGAAATGCGATCCTATGCTGATGCGGTACTGGCTCCACCCTTTCAAAAGCTGGTTGCTGCCACAAAAGAACCCTTTGTGCAGGCAATTTTAGACTTAGGAGTACCACAAATGATCTTTGGGCGAGTGGCCTTAGTTGGTGATGCTGCCTTCATTCCTCGTCCTCACACTGCTGCCAGCACCTCGAAAGCTGCTGCTAATGCGATCGCCCTTGCAGATGCTCTACTTGAACAGAACCACCACGTTCCTCAAGCTTTAGATATCTGGGAACCAGAGCAACTTGCCTATGGGTTGCATTTGATGAAACACGGTCAATCGCTGGGAGAAAACTCTCAATTCGTCTATGGCACAAAGCGCTTTGATGGGGCTACAACGGCTCTGCGGCATGTCTAA
- a CDS encoding AraC family transcriptional regulator, producing MNVERESSFECRGLPKHKLNQASAYINEHLGEDLSLEAIAIEFGMSKYYFCRLFKQLMGITPHKYLIQQRIERAKQLLKQKKITIADIAFQCGYSEQSTFTTAFRKAVGLSPRAYQKQF from the coding sequence ATGAATGTGGAGCGAGAGTCAAGCTTTGAATGTAGGGGATTACCGAAACACAAGCTGAATCAAGCGAGCGCTTATATAAATGAACATTTAGGTGAGGATTTATCGCTAGAAGCGATTGCCATTGAATTTGGCATGAGCAAATACTATTTCTGCCGCTTGTTCAAGCAATTAATGGGGATAACTCCTCACAAGTATTTGATACAGCAGCGGATAGAGCGGGCAAAGCAGCTACTAAAGCAGAAGAAAATAACCATTGCAGACATTGCTTTTCAATGCGGTTACTCAGAGCAAAGTACGTTTACTACTGCCTTCCGTAAAGCTGTAGGCTTGTCTCCCAGAGCCTATCAAAAACAGTTTTAA
- a CDS encoding heavy metal translocating P-type ATPase, giving the protein MENATLKLRGMSCASCANNIEDAIRSVPGVEACSVNFGAEQVTVTYDSGKTDITAIQEAVDAAGYLAQPIQDDVLAPEDDTERRERQAENRKLTRKLWLSGIVSAVLVIGSLPAMTGLHIPFIPMWLHNPWLQLVLTTPVLFWAGSEFFVNAWKALKRHTATMDTLVAIGTGTAYLYSLFPTFFPQWFINKGFNPDVYFEAAAVIIALILLGGLLQNRAKGKTSEAIRKLMGLQARTARVIRNDQEVDIPIAQVVVGDVILVRPGEKIPVDGEIIDGSSTIDEAMVTGESVPVKKQPGDEVIGATINKTGSFKFRATRVGKDTFLAQIVKLVQQAQGSKAPIQKLADQVTGWFVPAVIAIAILTFILWYNIMGNVTMALITTVGVLIIACPCALGLATPTSIMVGTGKGAENGILIKGAESLELAHKLKTVVLDKTGTITQGKPTVTDFVTVNGTVNGNELNLLRLAASVERNSEHPLAEAVVNYAQSQGVELRDAQEFEAIAGSGVQGYVSNQWVQIGTHRWMRELGIDTSALEEDWDRLEYLGKTAIWIAVNSKVQGIMGIADAVKPSSVNAIRTLQKMGLEVVMLTGDNRRTAEVIAREVGIKRVFAEVRPDQKAKTVEKIQSEGKIVAMVGDGINDAPALAQADVGMAIGTGTDVAIAASDITLISGDLHGIVTAIQLSRATIRNIRQNLFFAFIYNVAGIPIAAGILFPFFGWLLSPIIAGAAMAFSSVSVVTNALRLRNFRPKTIG; this is encoded by the coding sequence ATGGAAAACGCAACCTTAAAACTGCGAGGTATGAGTTGTGCCTCCTGTGCCAATAACATTGAAGATGCTATTCGCTCAGTACCAGGAGTAGAAGCGTGTAGTGTAAACTTTGGGGCTGAACAAGTTACTGTCACCTACGATTCTGGTAAAACAGACATAACTGCAATTCAGGAAGCGGTTGATGCGGCTGGATATTTGGCTCAACCCATACAAGATGATGTCCTTGCTCCCGAAGATGATACGGAACGGCGAGAACGACAAGCTGAGAACCGCAAGTTAACCCGTAAGCTTTGGCTCAGTGGCATTGTCAGTGCTGTGCTGGTGATTGGGTCACTGCCCGCCATGACTGGGTTGCATATTCCCTTCATCCCCATGTGGTTACACAATCCCTGGCTCCAGCTCGTCCTTACAACTCCCGTATTGTTTTGGGCAGGGAGTGAATTCTTTGTCAATGCCTGGAAAGCCTTAAAGCGCCATACAGCAACAATGGATACGCTGGTGGCGATTGGCACCGGGACAGCCTACCTTTACTCCTTATTTCCGACATTCTTTCCGCAGTGGTTCATTAACAAGGGATTCAACCCGGACGTATACTTTGAGGCGGCAGCCGTTATTATTGCGTTGATTCTGTTGGGAGGATTGTTACAGAACCGGGCGAAGGGAAAAACCTCTGAAGCAATTCGTAAGCTCATGGGGTTGCAGGCGAGAACCGCACGAGTGATTCGCAATGATCAAGAAGTTGATATTCCGATCGCGCAAGTGGTGGTGGGGGATGTTATCCTAGTACGTCCAGGTGAAAAGATTCCAGTAGATGGCGAGATTATTGATGGTTCCTCAACTATCGATGAGGCAATGGTCACAGGTGAAAGTGTGCCTGTGAAGAAGCAACCGGGTGATGAAGTGATTGGAGCCACAATTAACAAAACTGGTAGCTTCAAATTCCGTGCAACACGAGTCGGTAAAGATACATTTTTGGCGCAGATTGTCAAGCTAGTGCAGCAAGCCCAAGGTTCAAAAGCACCGATTCAAAAGCTAGCCGACCAAGTAACCGGATGGTTTGTGCCTGCTGTGATTGCGATCGCCATTCTCACTTTCATCCTCTGGTATAACATTATGGGCAATGTGACGATGGCACTAATTACCACTGTCGGTGTGTTAATTATTGCTTGTCCCTGTGCCCTTGGTTTAGCAACGCCAACTTCTATCATGGTGGGAACAGGCAAGGGTGCAGAAAATGGTATTCTCATCAAAGGGGCAGAAAGTCTAGAACTCGCGCACAAGCTCAAGACTGTTGTTCTCGACAAAACGGGTACAATTACGCAAGGTAAGCCGACTGTCACCGATTTTGTAACCGTCAACGGTACAGTCAATGGCAACGAGCTAAATCTTCTGCGCCTTGCAGCATCTGTCGAACGCAATTCAGAACATCCTTTGGCTGAAGCAGTTGTGAATTATGCTCAATCTCAAGGTGTGGAATTGAGGGATGCACAGGAATTTGAAGCGATCGCTGGTAGCGGTGTGCAAGGGTACGTGTCAAATCAATGGGTACAAATTGGCACCCACCGTTGGATGAGAGAGTTGGGCATTGATACAAGTGCATTGGAGGAAGATTGGGATCGCCTGGAATATCTTGGTAAGACTGCGATCTGGATTGCAGTGAATAGCAAAGTCCAAGGGATTATGGGTATTGCTGATGCGGTGAAACCATCTTCTGTAAACGCGATTCGCACATTGCAGAAAATGGGATTGGAAGTGGTGATGTTAACCGGAGACAATCGCCGCACTGCCGAAGTTATTGCTCGTGAAGTGGGCATCAAGCGAGTTTTTGCCGAAGTTCGCCCAGATCAAAAAGCCAAGACTGTCGAGAAAATTCAGTCGGAAGGCAAAATTGTGGCAATGGTGGGGGATGGCATCAATGATGCACCGGCGCTGGCTCAAGCCGATGTCGGGATGGCAATTGGCACAGGAACGGATGTAGCGATCGCCGCTAGTGACATTACCCTCATCTCTGGGGATTTACACGGAATTGTCACCGCCATTCAACTTTCTCGTGCCACGATTCGCAACATTCGTCAGAATCTCTTTTTTGCCTTTATTTATAACGTCGCTGGTATTCCAATTGCGGCAGGGATTCTTTTCCCCTTCTTCGGTTGGTTGCTTAGTCCCATTATTGCAGGTGCAGCAATGGCGTTTAGTTCTGTGTCGGTAGTAACAAATGCACTGCGTTTGCGTAATTTCCGACCGAAAACAATAGGTTGA